The genome window ATTGAGAATTTTTAACAACAACCTGAACCGTATTTCAAAACCGCCGCATCGCTATGGTTTTGAAAACTGGGGAGACCGTGTCGGTCTTATTATTAAGTCATTTTTATCTGCCCCTCAAAATCTGATCCACATCCGACTGCCGGATAAACACCCGCCCGCGCACCCGGCACGGAACCAGCTCCCCGTCCTGCAGCATCCGATCCACCGTCGGCACGGACACATGTAACGCCGCCGCCGCTTCTTTGCGGCTCAGTAGCTTTTCCTGCTCCGGTTCAGGCAGGAACTCTTTTTCGACCAGCATCTCTTCGATGTCCTGAACCGTCAGGTGATGTTCCGTGTACGGCTGAAGCAGAATCACAACCGCTTCCCCGATTTCTTTCGGCACTCTCATGACTTCCCCCTTTCGAAAAACGCTTCCGCTCCTGCCCCGTGCAATCCAGCGGCAGAGCCGCATATTTCACCGGGGCCGGTTGATTCCGCCTCTTTATATAGAGGCAATCAACTATGCGCTACATCTGCTCAACCAAAGACCACGGCTACCGCGACTCCACCAACCCGCTGCGCGGACTCAACATGCAGCGGCTTGTCGCCCTGCAGGAATCCGGCGAACGCGGCGAATACGCCGACTTGATGTGGTTTTACTACTACATGGAACGCTCCGACGCGATGATCCATTCGGTCATCCAGCGGCGCCGGGCCGCGTTGCTCTCTCTCGACTGGGATGTGCGCATCGTTTCGCAGGAAGATGACAACCCGCTTGCTCAGGAACAGGCCGATTTCCTGCGCATGGTCTACGATAACATCGACAACTTCCGCGAAGCCGTCTCATTTCTCTTCACCGGCTTTTTCCGTGGCTTCGCCCACCTCGAAAAGCATTGGAGCCCCGGCGGGCTGATCGAACGGCTGGAGCCGGTTGAACAGTGGTTTTGGGTGCGTGATGGCCTGTTCGGCGATTGGGAATACAACGCCGGAGCCGTGTCCGGTCATCGGCGCGGCGAAACGATCAAGCCGGAAAACTTCATCACCCTTGAAACCGCCGCGCTCGACCGCATCCTCAGCGTTTTGTATCTGCGCAAAAACCTTTCCCAGACCGATTGGGATTCGTTCCTGTCGGTTTACGGCATCCCGTCGATTTTCTTGGTCGGACCGCCCAACGCCGACGACGCCAAACAAAAGGAATATCAGGCCGTCGCCGAGCAGATTCTATCCAACGGGCGAGGATTCCTTCCGCACGAAAGCGATATCAAGTTTGTGACCGGGGGAGGGGAGAAGCCGCCGTTCCATGATCAGATCAAATATCTCGATGAGCAGATCACCATTGCCGCCACTGGCGGACTGCTCACTATGCTTGCCCAGCCCGGCAGCGGAACGCTCGCCGGCAGTGCTCATCAGGACAGCTTCTTGCAGATTGCCAAGTCGGACGCGGTCACCCTTGCGGGTGTTTTGCAGAACGCGATTGACGTTCCGCTGCTTGCCGAATACTTCCCCGGTCAGCCCCCGCTGGCGTACTTTGAATTCTCGCCCGGACTCAATCACGCCACCAGCCAGGTAGTGCAGGACGCCATCGACCTTAAAACCGCCGGTATGCAGATCGATCCCGCCGAACTTTCCGAAAAGACCGGCTACACCCTCACTGAAAAACAATCCGGTTGATTCAGCCTCTTTATATATGAACCTTATTCTAAATCGGTTTTTTGAACTTCCCGAGGACGGCTGGTATCAGCTCGCCCCGCTTGGTGAGTTTCCCCATGCCGCCGCCGGAGTCACCCAGATCATTGACGAGGCCGCTTGCTCTCGGATGGTCGCAACGTTTGAGACAATCAAAAACGCTTCCGATAATTTCCCCGGCCTGCTGATCGACTTCGATCATTTCTCACTCGATGCAGCCAAGCATTCCGAAGCCGCAGGCTGGATCACCGATTTGAAATTGGTACCCAACGGCGGCGGGCTGTTCGCCCAGATCCGCTGGAGCGACATCGGTGAGGCCGCCGTGAAAGGCGGACGCTACCGCTTCCTGTCCCCGGTCTGGGCGAAGTCGGACTGCGAAGACCTTGGAAACGACCGCCTTCGTCCGGTTCGTCTGTTGAATGCTGCCGTAACCAATGACCCCAATTTAAAGGGGATTTTGCCCCTTTCAAACCGCAATTCCGAGAGGCCGGTTGATTCAGCCTCTTTATATAGAGACCCGTTAACTCAAAAGGAGAAAACCATGCAACCTGTCATTGATGCTTTGCTCAATAAACTGAATCTGCCCGCCGATACCGCCGAGGCCGATCTGATCGCCGCCATCGAAAACATGGCCACGGCGGATGAAACTGCTGCGCTCACCAACCGGGCGGAAACCGCCGAAAGCTCGCTCGCCGACCTTCAGACCGCCCAGCTCGAAGCGGACGCCGATGCCTTCCTCGAAGACAACGCCGCCCTCATCGAAAACCGCGACGAAGTCCGCGCTCAGTTTATTGAAAACCGCACCACCACCGAGGCGGTATTCAAAAACCTCAAGGCTCCCAACCCCGATACTCCCACACCCACCGACCCCCATACTTCCCATGCCCGCCCGCAGCCTCTCCACAACCGTGCTTCAAAGGTTGCAGCGACCCGTAACCGTGACGCCGCCGCCTCTGAATCCAAGGCGGTCAAAATCCGCAATCGCACGTCCGAAATCATGAAAACGGAAAGCATCGGCTACCCCGCCGCCTTCCGCCGCGCCGAACAGGAATTCACTGACTAACCGAACCGTACGGGCAATCCTCGTGGCTGCCCATAATTTAAACACCACCCAGGAGAAATAAAATGAGTCAATCAAATGTAAAATTCGGTCCCGTCCCGTTCAACTGCGGCGAAGATCTCACCGCGGCCAACGACCACCTTGTGGTCCTCGGCCATTCCACCGGAACCCCGCAGATGACTCTGCCGGCTACCGAAACCGACAACGCGTTTTACCTCGTGCTCGAAGGAGCCGCCGCCGGTGAAACCGGCTACTTCCTTCCGGTGACTGCCGCCGCCAATGTCCGGCTCCCGCTCATCGGAACCTGTAACCCGGGCGATACGCTCGTGCTGGCCGATCCGGCCGTCGAAGGACAGCCCGGCAAGGTGACCGTGCTTCCCGAGGCCGCCGGGACCTACCGCGCCGTTGCCATCGCGGAAGAGCAGGGCATCGACACCCAGCTCGTGCTCGCCCGTCCCGCCAACCTCGGAACCATCACCGTAACCGAATAAATGTAAGGGCATCCCTCGTGGGTGCCCAAAAATAGGAGAAAATCATGTCTAGACTCACCACCATCAGTTCCAGCCCGATGCTCCGCCAGTTCGCGCAGGGTGCCGCACAAAGCGCCATCATGCCCGTGGCGGACTTCATCGCTCCGACCATCGAAGTCCCGACTTCGACCGGGCGGTTCAAGAAATACACCGAGAAGCACCGCTTCCACATTCCGAAGACGCTCCGTACGCTCGGAGGTCGCGCGTCCGAACTGCGCTTCGAAGTGACGGATAAAACCTTCAACTGCGAACCGCACGCTCTCGATTATCCCGTGGATAATCTCGAGCAGCTCGAAGCCGAAGGCCTCGAAAACATGCTTCGTGAAGGTGCGGTTGCCGTGGCCGAAGTCGCCGCGCTCGCTCACGAAAAAACCGTGATCGATCTTGCGGTTGATGCGGTCGGCCCCGGCACCGATGCCACCTGGAACGATGCCGCCGATCCGGTTGCCGACATTGATGACTCGATCCTCGACGTCATCAAAGCCTGCAAATACGGCTCGCTCATGAACATCGGGGTGCTGTTCGGTGCATCCGCATGGAACGTGTTCAAGAATCAGGCCAAGGTTCGCGGACGCTTTGTCGTCGGCAGCGGTGCCCGCAGTGGGGTGGGGCTGGCCGTCCCGACGCAGGCCAACGTTGGCGAAATGTTCATCGGTTCGCCCGAAGTGCGCACCAGCTACATGGTCTTCGACGATGCGCCCGAGGGCATCGACGAGGAAGTCAAATTCCTGCTCGACAGCGCCGTGCTCGTCTTTGCCCGCAAAGCCCAGCCGACCCGCCGTGATCCGTCCTTCATGAAGACCTTCCGTCTCATGAACCAGTTCATGGTTCCCGGCTCCTACCAGCGCGACGACGGCCGCGTCGAAGTCGCCAAGTTCGACTGGTCCGAAGATGTCCAGGTCTCCAACGCCAACGCTGCCAAGCGCATCAACGTCTCCGCCAGCTAAACAGGGTGGGGCCTGCCCCGTGGAGTCTTACTCCACCGGGGTGGGTCGCCTTTAACGATTTGAACCTGCAACGATTTCAACGGTAAAACCCATGGACGCCGAAGACTATTGGACGACGCTAACCAGCGAGTACACGCGCAACCGCATGAGTCCTCAGCTTGCGGCTGACTTCGCCGCATGGATCGCTGAAGACTGGACCCGTGAAGGCCGCGTTGCGGATCACAACCAGATGGTCACCCATGAATTTCGGGGAGCGCTTCGGTCTAATAACTGGCTGGTCGATGAATCCTCCGAGCTGTCCATCCCGCGGTCCTGCGTGCGTCATGCGCTGTCCATTGTCTTCTTCGAGTTGCGCAAGGATATGGGCATTGCTCAGACCGAATCCGAAAATATCGCCGCTACCCGCGCCGACATCTTTTTGCGCAACATCTGGACCGGCAAAGTCAAGGCGTCGCTTGTCTATCACGAACAAACCCCCACATTCAAAGGAGCTGCCCAATGAACAGCCTTCACTCTCTGGAAAGCGGCACAGTCTCCGTCACCAACACGCAGAAACATGCGTCCTGGGTGCCGGTTGCCGTCCTGTTCCGCTTTGATGCGCCGGTTACAGGAACCGTGACCATCACCCGTACCACCGGAGAAACCGTCTTTCAACTGGCAACGGTTGAGCTGGCTGATAATCAGTCCGCAGCCTGGATTCCCGAAACGGATTATAGGTTTCACATAAACGACGTGTTCACCGTCACCTCGACGGCCACCAACGGCACCGTCGAAATCATCCGAAAGGCCGCCCAATGACAACTTCATGGATACTCGACGGCCAGACGGCCGGTTCTGTTCCCGCCAGCGGCGGCGCCGAGCTGCTGGTCGATCTGAAACTTAACAGCAGCGGCGGCTCTCCGTTTCTTATGGGCCAGTCTACCTACGTCGGGTGCGGATTGTTTAAACCGGCCGTTGTTTCCGACCCTCAAAGCTGCTGGGCATCAGATGCGTTTACAGCTCCGAGTGACGGCGTGTATGAGTTCGTTGTTGAGGGCGCTGATTTACAGCAAATCGTCACAACCTTGTTCGTTCCGACTGATCCGTTTGGCTGCGGTGTCATGATTAACGACACCTTCATCTATTACTCCTCAGCACCCGGCACCAGTGATGCCGGCGACCCGATCGCAACGCAGTTTTGCATTCAGCTTGAACTGTCTCAGGGCGATACCTGCAAGATCGTATCCCTTACCCGATGGATTCTCTTTCACAACCCGCATCCGGTATATACAGACGTTCACGCGGGGCCGGCAGACAGCAAAATCAGGATCTACAAATGCGCGATCTCGTAAACCAGAGAGACAGGACTGCGGAAAAAGAGTTTCTTGCCCGCCTGTGCGTCATCGGTTCGTTCCCGCGCTCCGGCTCGCACTGGACGCGCCGGATGATTGCCGAAATCATTTCCCTGCGCACTGGAATTTCTGCTACGTTCGGACATTCCTTAAACAAGCTGGCCGGGTTTACCCAGGCAGTGAACGTGGGCAACTGGAAGGATCATAAAGATCCGATCCTCTGGGCGGCCCACGATTTACGGATTGCCCCTGATCATTGGAAAATCTATCTGCGCCGCGACTTTGAAGAGGTGTTCCGCTCCACACAGAAAGCGGAAACAGAACTGCCGGATTGCTGGTGGGGCGGCAGCCGGGATGAGTGTTTCAGAAAATGGAAGCGCCACGTTGCGGTCGGATGCTCCCGCGCCAAATTGGTCGTTGATTACAACATGACCCGCGCCAACCCCGAAACGACCGTCCGCGCAATCTGCGAGGTTCTGGAAATGAACCCGACCGATGAAGAGGTCGCCCGCGCCCTGTTCGCAGGTCGCCGCGAAAACATGCTCAAGGAGCAGGCCGATGCGGAACATTTAACCTGGTCGATGGTGAACACGGAGGATGCATATGAAAATTGTTGAAACAGGATTTGGTAAATGGAAGAAGGGCGGGCAGTTCTACAAAATCGCACCGTCTGCCGGACAGACATTGGCGCAGATGCGGGCCGAAGCCGAGGCTGCCGGCTATTCGCTGGTTACGCCGTCTGCACTGGAAAAGGCGGCCATGCTCAAAAAGCGCGAGATTGCATCCGCCCGCTACGACGCCGAATTTGCGGGCTTCACCGACCCGGCCAGCGGCCTGTTCATTCGAACCGACGAGCGCACCCGCTCTCTGCTCACCGCCGCCAAGCTTCGCGCTCAGGCCAATGCTGCATACCTCGTCGAAAACTGGAAAACCGCAGACGGCTCATTCATTACGCTCGATGCGCCGACCATCATCGCGCTCGAAGCCGCCGTGCACGACTTCATCGAAGCCCAGTTCGCCAAAGAGGCGGCACTCGTCACCCAGATCGACTCCGCCACCACCACCCAAGAGGTCAACGCCATCACTTGGTAGGGCGTGCCCGCCGGGCGCGCCGCTTTTTCGCCAGGCTCCATGCCCCATGCGCTCTGCACCTTCAACCCTTCAACCTTTAACGATTTTAACGGTATCGCCATGCGCTTACTACAGTATGAGGGAATCAGTAATTTGAGTCGCGCCACCCGGTTCTTCACATGGAGCCGCACCACGCACACCGCCATCGAATTCGATGACGGGCGTGTCTGCGAAGCCTGGAAATGCCCGGAGCAGGACGGGGTACGCATCGTCTCATCGCTCCATGCGCAGCACACCCCCGGAACCATCGTAAAAGCCTATCACCTGCCGGAGCTGTCCGCCATGCAGGCCGAAGACTTCATCTCATGGCTGATCGGGCAGGAGGGCAAGCCGTACGCCTTTTGGGGCGGCATCACCCGCTTTCTCACCCGCCGCGACCCGCAACCCTACAACCCGCAAACCTTCCGCATCGAAGACTACGACCCGAAAAACTGGTTCTGCAGCTGTTTGGCCTTTGCCGGCCTCATGCATGTTGACTTCAAACTCCTCGACCGCATCCCCCCGTGACGCGTCTCCCCCGGCCACATCAACCTCTCCCCCCGCCTCAAACTCGATGAAATCATTCGCACAGGTGGAGCGGACTCTCCGAGGACGCTTTCTGTAGGCCGTGTGCCCTCACGCGGCGCTCTTAAACCTGCGGTGACAACATGACCAAAACCCCCAACAACCACCAACCGGCAACAAACAACTGCGGCAGCAAGCTGCCGGACGGTTGCCAGCAGCGCTTCGACCGAATCGATGAGAAATTGGAGTCTATCCACACTCAGGCCAGCAAAACCAATGGCCGCGTCACCAAACTGGAAAAGTGGAACCTAGTCTTTCTAACCAGCCTGATCGTTCTGCTCTCCACCAATCCGACCGGCCTGATCACCGTGCTGAAAACCATCACGTCCTGGATTCGATAAAGATGTGTCGCCGGTATCACCACCGCTCTGCTGTGTAAAAAATGAATCTGCTGCGGTTCGCGACTTCCAAGGGTTGGAAAAATACGGTAGATGTTTTCCGATGTTTGGAAATTACGATACAGAACAGTTGCGGGAGCTGATTCGCGGGGGCGAAGGGCTGACACTGGAATTCAAGACCTGCCGCAGTGCGATCAACCGCGATGTGTACGATACCGTCTGTGCGTTTCTCAACCGTCATGGCGGTATCATTCTGCTTGGGGTGGAAGACGACGGCAACCCGGCGGGAGTTGACCCGACGGCCATTGATCAAATCCGAAAGGATTTTGTAACGGCAATCAATAACCCGCAGAAAATCAGCCCGCCCACCTATCTTTCCATTGCTGAAACCGAGCTGGACGGAGCCAAACTGCTGCATGTCTATGTTCCGGAGAGCTCGCAGGTTCATCGCTGCAATGGCCGAATTTACGACCGCAACGAAGATGGCGATTTGGACATTACGAACCACACGGCGCAGGTTGCCCGGCTGTATCAGCGCAAACAGGCAACCTACAGCGAAAATAAGGTCTATCCGCACATTCAGATTGAAGACCTCCGGGCCGACCTGATTGAGCGCTGCCGGAAACACGTCCGGATTAATCGTAAAAATCATCCGTGGGTGGAAATGGACGATGCGGAGCTGGTCAAAAGTGCTCAGCTCTACCAGACCGACCCAGAAAGCGGCAAGCAGGGCGTAACACTGGCCGGAGTTATGCTGCTTGGAACTGATTACCAGATATTGCAGGCATGTCCTGCACACCGTACCGACCTGATTCTGCGTAAAGTCAATGTGGATCGCTATGATGACCGCGACCTGGTTCGCACCAACCTGATCGACAGCTACGACCGGATTCTCGACTTCATCCGCAAGCACCTGCCCGACCCGTTCTATCTGGAAGGAACGGATCGAAAAAGCCTGCGCGAAGCCATCTTCCGCGAAGTGGCGTCTAATCTGCTGATTCACCGTGAATATGCCAGTGGCATTCCTGCTCGACTCGTGATCGAATACGGCAAAGTCACCTCCTTTAACGCCAACCGCCCACATGGATTTGGCGCGCTCGACCCTGAAACCTTTGCGCCGTACCCGAAAAACCCCGTCATCGGCGCATTCTTCCGGGAGATTGACCGGGCCGATGAACTCGGCTCCGGCATGCGCAACATGGTGCGTTATGGAAAAACCTATGGCGGAACCGATCCGCAGCTCATCGAAGGCGATGAGTTTAAAATGATCATCAGTGTCCCGGAATTTGAGGAAAAAGGGGCAGGGCAGAGTTCACCCACAGTGTCGGGGAAAACGTCGGGGAAAACGTCGGGGAAAATTTTAAAATTTGTCGGGGAAAACGGACAAATAACGATTCCTGAATTGGCTGAAACGATTGGGGTTACAGAGCGTTCAGTAGAGCGGGCAATTCAAAAATTACAGATGCAAGGTTTATTAAAGCGTATCGGTCCCGCCAAAGGTGGCCGATG of Tichowtungia aerotolerans contains these proteins:
- a CDS encoding helix-turn-helix domain-containing protein, which gives rise to MRVPKEIGEAVVILLQPYTEHHLTVQDIEEMLVEKEFLPEPEQEKLLSRKEAAAALHVSVPTVDRMLQDGELVPCRVRGRVFIRQSDVDQILRGR
- a CDS encoding phage portal protein family protein; translation: MRYICSTKDHGYRDSTNPLRGLNMQRLVALQESGERGEYADLMWFYYYMERSDAMIHSVIQRRRAALLSLDWDVRIVSQEDDNPLAQEQADFLRMVYDNIDNFREAVSFLFTGFFRGFAHLEKHWSPGGLIERLEPVEQWFWVRDGLFGDWEYNAGAVSGHRRGETIKPENFITLETAALDRILSVLYLRKNLSQTDWDSFLSVYGIPSIFLVGPPNADDAKQKEYQAVAEQILSNGRGFLPHESDIKFVTGGGEKPPFHDQIKYLDEQITIAATGGLLTMLAQPGSGTLAGSAHQDSFLQIAKSDAVTLAGVLQNAIDVPLLAEYFPGQPPLAYFEFSPGLNHATSQVVQDAIDLKTAGMQIDPAELSEKTGYTLTEKQSG
- a CDS encoding phage protease; its protein translation is MNLILNRFFELPEDGWYQLAPLGEFPHAAAGVTQIIDEAACSRMVATFETIKNASDNFPGLLIDFDHFSLDAAKHSEAAGWITDLKLVPNGGGLFAQIRWSDIGEAAVKGGRYRFLSPVWAKSDCEDLGNDRLRPVRLLNAAVTNDPNLKGILPLSNRNSERPVDSASLYRDPLTQKEKTMQPVIDALLNKLNLPADTAEADLIAAIENMATADETAALTNRAETAESSLADLQTAQLEADADAFLEDNAALIENRDEVRAQFIENRTTTEAVFKNLKAPNPDTPTPTDPHTSHARPQPLHNRASKVAATRNRDAAASESKAVKIRNRTSEIMKTESIGYPAAFRRAEQEFTD
- a CDS encoding DUF4376 domain-containing protein — protein: MKIVETGFGKWKKGGQFYKIAPSAGQTLAQMRAEAEAAGYSLVTPSALEKAAMLKKREIASARYDAEFAGFTDPASGLFIRTDERTRSLLTAAKLRAQANAAYLVENWKTADGSFITLDAPTIIALEAAVHDFIEAQFAKEAALVTQIDSATTTQEVNAITW
- a CDS encoding C40 family peptidase, translating into MRLLQYEGISNLSRATRFFTWSRTTHTAIEFDDGRVCEAWKCPEQDGVRIVSSLHAQHTPGTIVKAYHLPELSAMQAEDFISWLIGQEGKPYAFWGGITRFLTRRDPQPYNPQTFRIEDYDPKNWFCSCLAFAGLMHVDFKLLDRIPP
- a CDS encoding RNA-binding domain-containing protein; amino-acid sequence: MFGNYDTEQLRELIRGGEGLTLEFKTCRSAINRDVYDTVCAFLNRHGGIILLGVEDDGNPAGVDPTAIDQIRKDFVTAINNPQKISPPTYLSIAETELDGAKLLHVYVPESSQVHRCNGRIYDRNEDGDLDITNHTAQVARLYQRKQATYSENKVYPHIQIEDLRADLIERCRKHVRINRKNHPWVEMDDAELVKSAQLYQTDPESGKQGVTLAGVMLLGTDYQILQACPAHRTDLILRKVNVDRYDDRDLVRTNLIDSYDRILDFIRKHLPDPFYLEGTDRKSLREAIFREVASNLLIHREYASGIPARLVIEYGKVTSFNANRPHGFGALDPETFAPYPKNPVIGAFFREIDRADELGSGMRNMVRYGKTYGGTDPQLIEGDEFKMIISVPEFEEKGAGQSSPTVSGKTSGKTSGKILKFVGENGQITIPELAETIGVTERSVERAIQKLQMQGLLKRIGPAKGGRWEVAGKE